Proteins encoded within one genomic window of Perognathus longimembris pacificus isolate PPM17 chromosome 28, ASM2315922v1, whole genome shotgun sequence:
- the LOC125343711 gene encoding E3 ubiquitin-protein ligase SIAH1-like, with product MSRETATALPTGTSTCPPSRRTSVSNSDLASLFECPVCFDYVLPPILQCQSGHLVCSNCRPKLLRCPTCRGPLGSIRNLAMEKVANLVLFPCKYASSGCEISLPHTEKADHEELCAFRPYFCPCPGASCKWQGPLDAVRPHLLQQHKSITTLHAEDIIFLATDIDLPGAIDWVMMQSCFGFHFLLVLEKQEKYDGHEQFFAVVQLIGTPQQAEKFAYRLELSGPRRRLTWEATPGSIHEEVATAIMNSDCLVFDTSIAQLFAENGNLAINVTISMC from the coding sequence ATGAGCCGTGAGACTGCCACAGCATTACCAACTGGTACCTCCACGTGTCCACCATCGCGGAGGACGTCTGTATCCAACAGTGACTTGGCGAGTCTTTTTGAGTGTCCGGTTTGCTTTGACTATGTGTTACCACCCATTCTTCAGTGTCAGAGTGGCCATCTTGTTTGCAGCAACTGTCGCCCGAAACTCTTACGTTGTCCGACTTGTCGGGGGCCGTTGGGATCCATTCGCAACTTGGCGATGGAGAAGGTGGCTAATTTAGTACTTTTTCCTTGTAAATATGCCTCTTCTGGATGTGAAATAAGTctgccacacacagagaaagctgaCCACGAGGAGCTGTGTGCGTTTCGGCCTTATTTCTGCCCGTGCCCTGGTGCTTCCTGTAAATGGCAAGGCCCTTTGGATGCCGTGAGGCCACATCTGTTGCAGCAACACAAGTCCATTACAACCCTACATGCAGAGGATATAATTTTCCTTGCTACAGACATTGACCTTCCTGGTGCTATTGACTGGGTGATGATGCAGTCCTGTTTTGGCTTTCACTTCTTGCTAGTCTTGGAGAAACAGGAAAAATACGACGGTCACGAGCAGTTCTTCGCAGTCGTCCAGCTGATAGGAACACCCCAGCAGGCTGAAAAGTTTGCTTATCGACTTGAGCTAAGTGGTCCTAGGCGGCGACTGACTTGGGAAGCGACTCCTGGGTCTATTCATGAGGAAGTTGCAACAGCCATTATGAATAGTGACTGCCTAGTCTTTGACACCAGCATTGCACAGCTTTTTGCAGAAAACGGTAATCTAGCCATCAACGTAACTATTTCCATGTGTTGA